TTGGGGAAATCAGTCACCAGTCGTTCGGGATAGGTAAGAGCATACTGGATGGGAACACGCATGTCTGGTTGGCCTAGCTGAGCTAAAACGCTCCCATCAATAAATTCTACCATCGAATGAATGATGCTTTGCGGGTGAATCGTCACTTCAATTTGATCATAATCAACGCCAAAAAGCCACCTGGCTTCAATTACTTCTAATCCTTTATTCGCTAAAGTAGATGAGTCTATGGTAATTTTTCTCCCCATAGACCAATTAGGATGGTGCAGACAATCGGCTACGTTTACGGAAACCAACTGCGCCGCTGTGAAGCCACGAAAAGGTCCCCCGGATGCGGTTAAAATTATTCTGCGAATTTTTTCTGTATTTTCTCCCTGCAAACATTGGAAAATGGCGCTATGCTCGCTATCTACCGGCAATATACGAACATTATAACGCTTAGCGAGCTTCATAACAAGTTCGCCTGCCGCCACCAAAGTTTCTTTATTAGCAAATGCAATATCTTTCCCGTTTTCTATGGCTGCTATCGTCGGCTTCAGGCCGGCAAAGCCCACTAATGCCGTCAATACTATATGAGTAGATTTTTCCGTAGCCGCCGCCAGCAACCCTTCCTCACCGGTTAGTATCAGGGTAGAGCCACGATACCTGCGAACAAGACGGTCCGCTGCCTGTTTGTCTACCAATACAGCTATTGCGGGTTTAAAATACTCAATCTGTTCCTCAAGCATTTGATCATTGTGGTAAGCTGCCAAAGCACTGATAGAAAGCGTTGCTGGGTTCTTGGAGATAACTGTCAAAGCTTGGGTTCCGATTGAACCTGTACTTCCTAAAATTGAAACATATCTCATGCTGCCAATGTCTCCTATGTCTCCTATTTCCCCTATTAAAAATAAAAATCAGTAAAACTGCGCGCTTCCCAAACAAGAACTTATAAACTTAATGGAGAACGAAAAAATTTATGTAATAAAATACTGCGGGAACTGTTATCATCATAGCATCAAACCGGTCAAGAATGCCCCCATGTCCCGGTAAGATGTTTCCTGAATCTTTTACGCCAGCATATCTTTTTAAAGCGGACTCAACTAAGTCGCCTAGAGGCGCGGCAATTCCAATCAATAACCCAATTAATACTAAATGGATATACGGAAGATAAGCTAGGGATCCAAATGCCAAGACTCCTGTCAGACTACCGATGAATCCCCCAATAACTCCTTCATATGTTTTGCCGGGGCTAACAGCCGGACAAAGCCTGTGTCTGCCAAGCTTGGAACCAATAAAAAAAGCAAACGTATCGCTAGCCCAAGTACCTATGAATGCCAGCCATACGTAAATAGCACCAACTGATAATTCTCCCATGTTTGTATTGATATATTGGGATTGCTCAGTAAACCGTAACATAAGAAGATGGGCAAAAGTTAAACCAATATAACAAATTCCCAAAACAGTAAAAGCCGCGTCAGCAATGGAAAAATGAGAATACGAAAAAACAGTTCCGGCCAGCACATAAATAATAAGTAGCATGATAACCAGAATAGTTTCGTCAGCATTTCCTAGCCAGGAACAACCAACAAAAAAAACAATTATTATCATACCCGGGTAATACCCAACATTTATCTCTTTTTTCTTCATCATTGTTGAGTACTCATGCCAAGCAATCAGCGCCAGCAACATTACGGCGATCGCAAACACCCATTGTCCGTAATTAATGGCATATATTATAATCGGTATTCCAACAATTGCCGTTAGTATTCTTTTGCCAAGCATCGAGCCACCTGCCAACCTTCATTTATTTTTGGTTAAACCGCCAAATCTTCTGTCGCGTTGTTGATAGTCAATAATTGCTTGAATCAAGTGCTCCGGTTTAAAGTCAGGCCAGTTCGTATTAGTAAACCAAAACTCGGAATAGGCTAATTGCCAAAGCAAATAATTGCTTATCCGGCAGTCACCGCTAGGTCGGATTAATAGATCAGGGTCTGGTAAATCTGCAGTATATAAATATGCCTGAATGGTAGATTCCTTTATCTCATCAAACGCTAACTCACCGTTGTGCACTTTTTGTGCAATTTTCTTTACAGCACGTGTAATTTCGGCACGACCACCGTAATTTACAGCAAGATTTAATGTTAATCCATTATTGTCGGCTGTATGCGTCTGAGCTTTTTCAATTTTCTTTTGCAGGTTAAATGTTAATTCTTCAACTTTTCCGATAAATCGGATCTGTACATTATTTTCATGTAATTCCTCGATTTCATTGTCGAGGTATTCTGACAAAAGTGTCATAAGGATATTAACTTCTTCAGCGGGCCGCTTCCAGTTTTCCGTAGAAAACGCATAAGCAGTTAAAACTTGTAAACCGATTTCAGATGACGCCTTAACAATTTCCCGTAATGTTTCCGCGCCGGCGCGATGTCCAAATGTACGCGGTAAACCACGCTTTTGTGCCCAGCGTCCATTACCGTCCATAATTACAGCAATATGTTTTGGCAGCCTATTTTTGTCAATCAGATCATAATTAGATATTTTTCCCTCTGAACTGTTTTTATTACGGCCAAGCCACTTTTTCCACACCCTATAGCCCTCCAGCCATGTTAAAAAAAAACTGGTCAAATTAGTGGTCTGTAATGATTGACTATATTTTGGCACAACCGAGTTAAATTTAAACCCCCTCTCGCGAGGGGGGTTTAAATTATTCTGGAGCTTTAATTGCACCAGTAGGGCAAACCGCCTCACAGGCACCACATTCAACACACTCATCTGTAATCACATAAGTTGGTTCCCCTTCTTGGATCGCACCAACCGGGCAAGTGGCCGCACAAGAACCGCATGCAACACACTCTTCAGTAATTTTGTATGCCATGATTTAGAAACACCTCCTTTCCCATTTTAGCAGCAGCTATCAAACAAATAGTACCATCAGCATTTAATCGTTGCTGAATAACGTAGAAAGTATCTGAGTCAAGACAGAAATGTTTACGGGCGGGTGAAGTATATTGAACAATGTATTTAGTGTTCGCTGCATCTAGATCCTGAATCGCATCTGATAAATGTTGACCAATATAATTCACTCATTACACTTCCATAATTTCTTTTTCTTTCCCTGTCATCACTTGATCAATTTCTTTAATAAATTTATCAGTCAATTTCTGAATATCATCCTGAGCCTTTTTAGTATCATC
This window of the Methylomusa anaerophila genome carries:
- a CDS encoding 1-deoxy-D-xylulose-5-phosphate reductoisomerase, with protein sequence MRYVSILGSTGSIGTQALTVISKNPATLSISALAAYHNDQMLEEQIEYFKPAIAVLVDKQAADRLVRRYRGSTLILTGEEGLLAAATEKSTHIVLTALVGFAGLKPTIAAIENGKDIAFANKETLVAAGELVMKLAKRYNVRILPVDSEHSAIFQCLQGENTEKIRRIILTASGGPFRGFTAAQLVSVNVADCLHHPNWSMGRKITIDSSTLANKGLEVIEARWLFGVDYDQIEVTIHPQSIIHSMVEFIDGSVLAQLGQPDMRVPIQYALTYPERLVTDFPKLDFTSIGALTFESPDINTFSALNLAYLAGRSGGTLPCVYNAANEVAVYAFLNGKISYLDIPRVIKDTMSQHQSVMNPDITAIISCDSWARQSACQMIEHMAKAIKQC
- a CDS encoding DUF362 domain-containing protein, which codes for MAYKITEECVACGSCAATCPVGAIQEGEPTYVITDECVECGACEAVCPTGAIKAPE
- a CDS encoding isoprenyl transferase gives rise to the protein MWKKWLGRNKNSSEGKISNYDLIDKNRLPKHIAVIMDGNGRWAQKRGLPRTFGHRAGAETLREIVKASSEIGLQVLTAYAFSTENWKRPAEEVNILMTLLSEYLDNEIEELHENNVQIRFIGKVEELTFNLQKKIEKAQTHTADNNGLTLNLAVNYGGRAEITRAVKKIAQKVHNGELAFDEIKESTIQAYLYTADLPDPDLLIRPSGDCRISNYLLWQLAYSEFWFTNTNWPDFKPEHLIQAIIDYQQRDRRFGGLTKNK
- a CDS encoding phosphatidate cytidylyltransferase; this encodes MLGKRILTAIVGIPIIIYAINYGQWVFAIAVMLLALIAWHEYSTMMKKKEINVGYYPGMIIIVFFVGCSWLGNADETILVIMLLIIYVLAGTVFSYSHFSIADAAFTVLGICYIGLTFAHLLMLRFTEQSQYINTNMGELSVGAIYVWLAFIGTWASDTFAFFIGSKLGRHRLCPAVSPGKTYEGVIGGFIGSLTGVLAFGSLAYLPYIHLVLIGLLIGIAAPLGDLVESALKRYAGVKDSGNILPGHGGILDRFDAMMITVPAVFYYINFFVLH